A genomic stretch from uncultured Pseudodesulfovibrio sp. includes:
- a CDS encoding flagellar motor protein MotB, whose protein sequence is MAEKEPMQQDGVKSDPPKPDEGIPPWMATFADMVTLLLCFFVLLLSFTNTDVTNFKKMIGSIQEALGVQFDDVGATAVPYADTTFSERKTVRENRQIVELGARIKKSIRAEDLANMARVSSDKSGVMLRLSNQAMFTRGSAELTDEARKGLQVVIEAMEGTDFNLIIRGHTDGERVESQIYSSNWELSAARAARCLRYILEHSTISANRMKAVGYASAKPILPSTSEENQRLNRRVEFFYMPPGRSKW, encoded by the coding sequence ATGGCAGAGAAAGAACCAATGCAACAGGATGGCGTAAAGTCTGACCCACCAAAGCCGGATGAGGGCATACCGCCATGGATGGCGACATTCGCTGATATGGTGACATTGTTACTCTGTTTTTTTGTGCTTCTTTTGTCATTTACCAACACAGATGTGACCAACTTTAAAAAAATGATTGGTTCCATTCAGGAGGCTTTGGGCGTCCAATTTGATGATGTTGGTGCAACAGCGGTTCCTTATGCTGATACAACTTTTTCCGAACGTAAAACTGTTAGAGAAAACAGGCAGATTGTTGAACTTGGTGCACGGATAAAGAAAAGTATTCGAGCAGAAGATTTGGCAAATATGGCTCGTGTCAGCAGTGATAAGTCGGGAGTTATGCTTCGTCTGAGTAATCAGGCCATGTTTACCAGAGGTTCTGCGGAGCTGACTGATGAGGCCAGGAAAGGTCTTCAGGTTGTTATTGAGGCTATGGAGGGAACGGATTTTAACCTTATCATTCGTGGCCATACGGATGGCGAACGGGTTGAATCGCAGATTTATAGCTCCAATTGGGAACTCTCTGCAGCGCGAGCTGCACGGTGTTTACGCTATATTCTTGAACACTCGACAATTTCTGCAAATCGCATGAAGGCAGTCGGTTACGCCAGTGCCAAGCCAATTTTGCCGAGTACATCAGAAGAGAATCAAAGGCTCAATCGTAGGGTCGAGTTTTTTTACATGCCCCCAGGGCGATCAAAATGGTGA
- a CDS encoding FapA family protein — protein sequence MPFFLKHHFDPDWDASKLTPEKQADGSVNHHELNFVNSVSKGDVIAEWVEMEDGVEADPRFIFDEKQFPAGRGTGISQKFPDKLFAAVDGYVCYKEGKILVRETLTIRCDIDYRTGNVDFIGNVSVEGSVRSGFSVRGVKVTIAGQVEGAQIEASRNLNCHGGVKGGRTAHLEAGHDLKLAYCEYATLMAKNDILVKGALMHSNVYAGKRLAVGDRLTGGNISAYEYIYVGGQLGGGLDTDTSLVMGYKPSLLHADEEYNKRIKVLHDDIASFEKMLNKGKEFRAEFKPRLEAAVKELDLLKTLKVKLWEGIYATERLEECKILVPGVVKPGVEISIGSAFLKVDDFLEDVYFYYDNDEVKIGTSTGKVKR from the coding sequence ATGCCTTTTTTTTTGAAACATCATTTTGATCCAGATTGGGATGCTTCCAAGCTCACTCCTGAAAAACAGGCCGATGGAAGTGTCAACCATCATGAGTTGAATTTTGTTAACAGCGTTTCAAAGGGGGACGTGATCGCCGAATGGGTTGAGATGGAAGACGGCGTTGAAGCCGATCCTCGATTCATCTTTGACGAAAAGCAGTTCCCCGCAGGGCGCGGTACCGGTATCTCGCAGAAATTTCCAGACAAACTGTTTGCTGCTGTTGATGGCTATGTCTGTTATAAAGAGGGAAAAATTCTCGTTAGAGAGACTCTGACAATTCGGTGCGATATTGATTATCGTACTGGAAATGTCGACTTTATAGGTAATGTTTCTGTTGAAGGATCCGTCCGCTCAGGTTTCTCTGTTCGCGGTGTTAAAGTGACCATTGCTGGACAGGTTGAGGGTGCTCAAATTGAGGCGAGCCGGAACCTGAATTGTCATGGAGGCGTCAAGGGGGGGAGAACGGCGCATCTGGAAGCTGGGCATGACTTAAAGCTTGCTTATTGTGAGTACGCCACACTCATGGCAAAAAATGATATTCTTGTTAAGGGAGCGCTCATGCATAGCAATGTCTATGCTGGAAAGCGACTGGCTGTTGGGGATAGGCTGACCGGTGGGAATATTAGTGCATACGAATATATCTATGTCGGCGGACAGCTCGGGGGAGGGCTGGATACCGACACTTCCTTGGTAATGGGATACAAACCGTCATTGCTGCATGCTGATGAAGAGTATAACAAGCGCATTAAAGTCCTTCATGATGATATCGCTTCGTTTGAAAAAATGTTGAACAAGGGAAAAGAATTTCGTGCCGAGTTCAAGCCCAGACTGGAAGCAGCTGTCAAGGAGTTGGACTTGCTGAAGACGCTGAAAGTCAAATTGTGGGAAGGCATCTATGCGACAGAGCGTCTTGAAGAGTGCAAAATTCTAGTGCCGGGGGTTGTTAAACCCGGTGTCGAAATAAGCATCGGGTCAGCATTTTTGAAAGTGGATGATTTTTTGGAAGATGTGTATTTCTATTATGACAACGATGAAGTGAAAATCGGTACCTCTACCGGAAAAGTTAAAAGATAG
- a CDS encoding MotA/TolQ/ExbB proton channel family protein translates to MDIATLIGLAGAFGLVVTTIFMGGNAAGFIDIPSVVVVIGGTFAVTFVMFPLGVVINAFKVGMKTLLFKSNDPLEIIRLITGLADTARKESIIALEKVAIDDPFLKKGVMLVVDGSSEGLVRSVMEIELEFMKQRHRQGQAVFKGMGTMAPAFGMIGTLIGLVNMLSNLSDPSSIGPAMAVALLTTFYGAVMANCMFLPMATKLEERSSEDVLFMQIMIEGVASLQRGDHPSVVKEKLQAFLSPALREVSA, encoded by the coding sequence ATGGATATTGCAACTTTAATTGGACTGGCTGGGGCCTTTGGTCTTGTAGTGACGACCATTTTCATGGGTGGAAATGCTGCCGGATTTATTGATATCCCATCGGTCGTCGTCGTTATAGGCGGCACATTTGCCGTCACATTTGTCATGTTTCCTCTTGGAGTCGTCATTAATGCCTTTAAGGTAGGTATGAAGACATTGCTTTTTAAGTCGAATGATCCACTTGAGATTATTCGACTTATTACAGGGTTGGCGGATACGGCGCGCAAAGAAAGCATCATTGCGCTGGAAAAAGTTGCCATTGATGATCCCTTTTTAAAAAAAGGAGTCATGCTTGTTGTGGATGGCTCCAGTGAAGGTCTTGTTCGATCCGTTATGGAGATCGAGCTTGAATTTATGAAACAACGTCATCGCCAGGGACAGGCTGTATTTAAGGGCATGGGTACAATGGCGCCGGCTTTTGGCATGATCGGTACACTGATCGGTTTGGTCAACATGCTTTCCAACCTTTCCGATCCTTCTTCCATTGGTCCAGCCATGGCCGTTGCTCTTTTGACGACTTTTTATGGGGCTGTCATGGCTAACTGTATGTTCCTTCCCATGGCTACCAAGCTTGAAGAGAGATCGAGTGAAGATGTCTTGTTCATGCAGATTATGATCGAAGGTGTTGCTTCGTTGCAACGAGGCGATCATCCGTCTGTGGTCAAGGAAAAGCTCCAGGCATTCCTTTCTCCCGCTCTGCGTGAAGTGAGCGCGTAA
- a CDS encoding flagellar motor protein MotB — MAKQAEEPVRRKPSDAPPADEGLPPWMATFADMMTLLLCFFVLLLSFAEQSEQKYRDALGSIKGAFGAKEVRAVSEDMAQFSTSKTAKKMAANISHDERLLLGVVMRIKSLLEDEDIKLKEGMGVTADRDGVVFSANSAALFKPGSAELGDGAERVLDKVVKVLKDYKLNIVVRGHTDDKPVSSPRYPSNWELSAARAAMALNYIVDEGGIEINRAKAVGYADTRPAHPNDSDENRLKNQRVEFYLHMPQRDAW; from the coding sequence GTGGCTAAACAGGCAGAAGAACCCGTCAGAAGAAAACCCTCAGACGCCCCCCCAGCAGATGAGGGACTGCCGCCGTGGATGGCTACATTTGCCGACATGATGACGCTTCTTTTGTGCTTTTTTGTATTGCTGCTGTCCTTTGCCGAGCAGAGCGAGCAGAAATACCGTGATGCCTTGGGGTCTATCAAAGGGGCGTTTGGTGCGAAAGAGGTGCGAGCTGTTTCAGAAGATATGGCACAATTCAGCACGAGTAAAACCGCTAAGAAGATGGCGGCCAACATTTCACATGACGAGCGACTGCTTCTTGGTGTTGTTATGCGGATCAAGTCCCTGCTTGAAGATGAGGACATCAAACTGAAAGAGGGGATGGGTGTTACTGCGGATAGGGACGGTGTTGTATTCAGTGCCAATTCCGCAGCTCTTTTTAAACCTGGGTCTGCTGAATTAGGGGATGGTGCCGAGAGAGTCCTCGATAAGGTCGTGAAAGTTCTTAAGGATTACAAGTTGAATATTGTTGTGCGTGGGCATACTGATGATAAACCAGTTTCTTCACCCAGATATCCATCGAATTGGGAATTGTCTGCTGCCCGAGCTGCCATGGCTTTGAATTATATTGTTGATGAAGGCGGCATTGAGATTAATAGGGCCAAAGCCGTTGGCTATGCTGATACTCGTCCCGCACACCCTAATGATTCTGATGAAAACAGACTGAAAAATCAGCGAGTTGAATTCTATCTGCACATGCCCCAACGGGACGCGTGGTAA
- a CDS encoding ABC transporter permease: MNFFSIKRFFAMVSKEFIQMRRDRLTFAMMIGIPLIQLMLFGYAINSDPRHLPTAILSADNSQFSRAIVAGMQTSTFFDITHHPKTRAEATRLIREGVVQFVLTIPEQFGQNLLRNNRPILLLEADATDPMATGNAAGSFPEIIRRALAKELKGPTLKLNQSLPPVDIRIHNDYNPEAESQYNIVPGLMGVILTMTLVMITSLAITRESERGTMEHLLATPVRPLEVMLGKIVPYIFVGYIQITLIILAAWLLFDVPMHGSVTLVFVLSVVFIGANLSVGVTVSTVVRNQLQAVQMSMFFFLPSLLLSGFMFPFRGMPQWAQLLGSALPLTHYLRLIRGILLKGNGLEESIHHVWPILIFWLIVVAVGLKRYRRTLD, from the coding sequence ATGAACTTCTTTTCCATCAAACGTTTCTTTGCCATGGTAAGCAAAGAATTCATCCAGATGCGACGGGATAGACTCACTTTCGCAATGATGATCGGCATACCGCTCATCCAATTGATGCTTTTCGGCTATGCCATCAATTCCGACCCCCGCCACCTCCCCACAGCGATTCTCTCTGCCGATAATTCCCAATTCTCCCGGGCAATCGTTGCTGGAATGCAGACAAGTACTTTTTTCGACATCACACATCACCCCAAAACTCGCGCCGAGGCCACCAGACTTATCAGAGAGGGAGTTGTTCAATTTGTTCTGACCATCCCCGAGCAATTCGGGCAGAATTTACTCCGCAACAACAGACCAATTCTACTCCTTGAAGCGGACGCAACAGATCCAATGGCAACGGGCAATGCTGCTGGATCATTTCCAGAGATTATCCGAAGGGCTCTTGCCAAGGAGCTCAAAGGCCCCACCTTGAAACTCAATCAGAGCCTACCTCCAGTCGATATTCGCATTCATAACGATTACAATCCTGAAGCAGAAAGCCAATACAATATTGTCCCAGGACTGATGGGGGTCATTCTGACCATGACACTTGTCATGATTACGTCGCTGGCCATTACAAGGGAATCCGAACGCGGCACCATGGAACATCTCCTTGCCACGCCGGTTAGACCGCTTGAGGTCATGCTCGGGAAGATAGTCCCTTATATTTTTGTCGGATACATCCAGATAACTCTCATCATTCTGGCTGCATGGCTCTTGTTCGATGTCCCGATGCACGGCAGTGTCACACTGGTTTTTGTTCTCTCTGTGGTATTCATCGGTGCAAATCTCTCCGTTGGTGTCACTGTGTCAACAGTCGTCAGGAATCAACTCCAAGCTGTACAGATGTCGATGTTCTTCTTTCTGCCATCACTCCTACTTTCAGGATTCATGTTCCCGTTCAGAGGCATGCCTCAATGGGCACAACTGCTCGGCTCTGCACTCCCGTTAACGCACTACCTTCGCCTTATCCGAGGCATACTTCTTAAAGGGAACGGTCTTGAAGAATCCATCCATCACGTCTGGCCCATTCTAATTTTTTGGCTGATTGTTGTTGCCGTCGGCCTGAAAAGGTATCGCCGTACTCTTGATTAA
- a CDS encoding undecaprenyl-diphosphate phosphatase translates to MAPWYIAVILGIVEGLTEFLPISSTGHLITTGHLLDFTGPKAETFEIVIQLGAILAVVVLYWDRFFGLLRPNPDQKFSGLYGLWLLFLTSLPASIVGLLTHGYIKQYLFSPTTVAIALAVGAILIFIVESVKKTEKVLTLDEITPKIALGIGFFQCLALWPGFSRSAATIMGGMLLGARRTVAAEYSFIAAVPIMFAATGYDLLKNYTLFEGGDFLFLLLGFIISFISAWLAIKGFIYLLGKLTLRPFAIYRLALAPLILLYL, encoded by the coding sequence ATGGCACCCTGGTACATAGCGGTCATTCTCGGGATCGTCGAAGGATTAACTGAGTTCCTGCCCATATCAAGCACAGGCCATCTCATCACAACCGGACACCTGCTCGATTTCACCGGCCCCAAGGCCGAGACTTTTGAAATTGTCATTCAGCTCGGTGCGATACTTGCCGTTGTCGTCCTATACTGGGATCGATTCTTCGGCCTGTTACGCCCGAATCCGGACCAGAAGTTCTCAGGACTCTACGGCCTTTGGCTTCTTTTCCTTACATCTCTTCCAGCATCCATCGTGGGATTGCTGACTCACGGATATATTAAACAATACCTGTTCAGCCCGACGACCGTAGCAATCGCTTTGGCTGTCGGCGCAATCCTTATTTTCATTGTCGAAAGCGTAAAGAAAACCGAAAAAGTCCTCACTCTGGACGAAATTACACCCAAAATAGCCCTGGGCATCGGCTTTTTCCAATGCTTAGCCCTATGGCCAGGATTCTCCCGATCCGCAGCGACTATCATGGGCGGCATGTTGCTCGGCGCACGACGCACTGTGGCCGCAGAATACTCATTTATTGCAGCAGTTCCCATCATGTTCGCCGCAACTGGCTATGATCTGCTGAAAAACTATACACTTTTTGAAGGTGGAGACTTTCTTTTCCTGCTTCTCGGATTCATTATATCCTTCATTTCAGCATGGCTCGCAATCAAAGGATTCATTTATCTGCTGGGGAAATTAACTCTGCGCCCGTTCGCAATTTATCGCCTGGCACTTGCTCCTTTGATTCTCCTGTATTTGTAA
- a CDS encoding flagellar protein FlaG: protein MNIPEISIDVKQELRSENAASAKAVDKPPAQENRTEIRIDAVNGSEKSSADKHDGFTKEELKALIAEAEKHLETNDVKLKFNILEENDTVQVEIIDSDGKTIRKIPDDDLVKLNQSLKNFGQGFLDKVS from the coding sequence ATGAATATCCCCGAAATCAGCATTGATGTGAAGCAGGAGTTACGTTCGGAGAACGCAGCTTCGGCCAAGGCAGTGGACAAGCCGCCAGCACAAGAGAACAGAACCGAGATACGTATTGACGCGGTCAATGGTTCCGAGAAATCCAGTGCGGATAAGCATGACGGCTTCACCAAGGAAGAACTCAAAGCACTTATTGCCGAGGCAGAAAAACACCTTGAGACAAATGATGTCAAATTGAAGTTCAACATCCTTGAAGAGAACGATACAGTACAAGTCGAAATCATTGATTCCGACGGTAAGACCATCCGAAAAATTCCTGATGACGATTTAGTCAAATTAAATCAGTCACTCAAAAACTTCGGACAGGGCTTTCTGGATAAAGTATCATAA
- a CDS encoding HlyD family efflux transporter periplasmic adaptor subunit, which translates to MIKKTFFIFFALFLLFISACSDDPANVFQGYVEGEYVLVSSPIGGTLDSLSISRGDIVSKNAPLYTLERDFEKAAVDEATHGLQRAQDNLANLEKGQRPSEIASIQAQLRQAKASVDLARIEYQRRVKLIAEKTISQEELDRSKSDYDQKKQQVKQFSADLTTARLGARSDEIRGAMAEVLQAQAKLTQAQWNFDQKACSAPSSAFVFDTLYRVGEWIPPGQPAVSLLPPENIEVRFYIPQTLVGKIQQGQHAIVTYDGATKPINVTITYVSPEAEFTPPVIYSSQSRAKLVFMLKASPSQEDAAQLHPGQPVDVTIPDLTS; encoded by the coding sequence ATGATAAAAAAGACATTTTTCATCTTTTTCGCCCTTTTCCTGCTCTTCATCTCTGCCTGTTCGGACGACCCTGCCAATGTCTTTCAGGGCTATGTTGAGGGAGAGTATGTTCTTGTATCATCTCCCATCGGAGGAACGCTGGACAGTCTTTCTATCTCTCGAGGAGACATTGTATCCAAAAACGCCCCTCTTTATACGCTGGAGCGAGATTTCGAAAAAGCTGCGGTCGATGAAGCCACACATGGTTTGCAACGCGCACAGGACAATTTGGCCAACCTAGAAAAGGGACAGCGGCCATCCGAAATAGCCTCTATCCAGGCTCAATTGAGACAAGCAAAGGCATCGGTTGACTTGGCAAGAATTGAATACCAACGACGAGTAAAACTCATTGCAGAAAAAACCATCTCTCAAGAGGAGTTGGATAGATCCAAAAGCGACTATGATCAAAAGAAGCAACAGGTCAAACAATTCAGCGCAGACTTGACAACAGCTCGCCTCGGCGCACGCAGCGATGAAATCCGAGGGGCTATGGCGGAAGTCCTTCAGGCTCAGGCCAAACTGACTCAGGCACAGTGGAACTTCGATCAAAAAGCCTGTTCAGCACCAAGTTCCGCATTCGTGTTCGACACTCTCTACCGGGTTGGCGAATGGATCCCCCCCGGACAGCCAGCCGTCTCTCTCCTCCCCCCGGAGAACATCGAGGTCCGCTTCTATATTCCGCAAACACTCGTCGGAAAAATTCAGCAGGGCCAACATGCAATTGTCACCTACGATGGTGCAACCAAGCCCATCAACGTGACAATCACCTATGTTTCGCCGGAAGCCGAATTCACTCCGCCTGTCATCTATTCCAGCCAAAGCAGAGCCAAACTCGTCTTCATGCTCAAAGCAAGCCCATCACAAGAGGATGCAGCGCAACTTCACCCCGGACAGCCCGTTGATGTAACAATTCCCGACCTGACGTCATAA
- a CDS encoding ABC transporter ATP-binding protein gives MSADIIIDVQGLTKSFGSKTVVNKLDMKIRKGEIYGFLGPNGSGKTTSIRMLCGLLKPNSGSGTCLDYNVITESHLIKPHVGYMTQRFSLYEDLTVRENIEFTARVFGLNNPKQKASECIERMGLGPFEKHLAGNLSGGWKQRLSLGVSTLHSPKLLLLDEPTAGVDPGARRDFWDQVHTLASQGITALISTHYMDEAERCHRLAYIAYGTLLATGTVEEMIADSQLTTWNVSLANGDGTLHDLSEQLKKLPGIDQVVAFGNTLHVSGRNASILELSIKPFQKQPYKWTLIDTSLEEVFIDLMQQSKGDLG, from the coding sequence ATGTCAGCAGATATCATCATTGACGTACAGGGGTTGACCAAATCCTTTGGCTCGAAAACGGTGGTCAACAAACTGGACATGAAAATCCGCAAGGGTGAAATATACGGATTCCTCGGACCAAATGGTTCAGGAAAAACCACATCAATCCGCATGCTATGCGGACTTCTCAAGCCCAATTCTGGTTCCGGAACTTGCCTTGACTATAATGTCATCACCGAATCCCACCTCATCAAGCCGCATGTGGGCTATATGACACAGCGATTCAGTTTGTATGAAGACTTAACCGTCAGGGAAAACATCGAATTCACGGCACGCGTCTTCGGCCTGAACAATCCGAAGCAAAAAGCCAGCGAATGTATCGAAAGAATGGGGCTCGGCCCATTTGAAAAGCACCTGGCAGGCAATCTTTCTGGCGGATGGAAACAGCGACTTTCTCTCGGCGTCAGCACACTCCATTCCCCAAAACTACTCCTTTTGGATGAACCAACCGCAGGCGTTGATCCCGGCGCCAGAAGAGACTTTTGGGACCAAGTGCATACTCTCGCCTCTCAGGGCATTACAGCCCTCATCAGCACGCACTACATGGACGAAGCAGAACGGTGTCACAGGCTTGCATACATCGCTTACGGCACCCTTCTCGCGACTGGAACTGTTGAAGAGATGATTGCGGATTCCCAGTTGACCACATGGAACGTCAGCCTTGCGAATGGCGATGGCACACTGCATGATCTATCGGAACAACTCAAAAAACTCCCCGGCATTGATCAGGTTGTTGCTTTTGGAAACACACTTCATGTCAGCGGCAGAAATGCCAGCATCCTTGAACTCAGCATCAAACCATTCCAGAAGCAACCGTATAAATGGACATTGATAGACACCAGCCTGGAAGAAGTTTTCATAGACCTTATGCAGCAAAGCAAAGGAGATCTGGGATGA